The Treponema phagedenis DNA segment CCTGCTTCTGCAAAATCTTTTACAAAATCCGATGGATTAGTAACCATAAAATGAACATCAAACGGAAGAGACGTTTTTCCCTTAAGACTCTTCAGCACCGGAGCACCAAAACTCAAGTTAGGGACAAAATGCCCATCCATTACATCCACATGGATAAGCTTTCCTCCGTTTTCTTCTATATATATAAGCTCGGAACCGAGTTTTGAAAAATCCGCACTCAGCAAAGAAGGTGCAAGTAAAAAAGACTTACGCATATAGTATATATTAGCAAACAAATGTCAATCTGTAAATAGGGAAAATCTGCGGTTACAACAAGAGCATAGCGTTTTTTTAATACATCTTACAAAATAGGAAAAAATCAGTTTCTGCATTAAAAAACCTTTCTATAATATTATCAATAATTTATTGACATTATACCAATTTGATTGTAAATTAAGTATGGACAGTACTATTTTTTAAGGAGCATACCAATGGGCACGACCATTTTAATCGGTATTATCCTTGTTGCTGTCGGTTTAATTCTTGGATGGACGATTCGCTGGTTGTATGCCAGATTTCAACTATCTGCTTCTGAACAACGTGCAGAGCGGGTTTTACAGGAGGCAAAAAAAGAAGCTGAAGCTCAAAAGAAGGATATTCTTCTTGAGGCAAAAGAACAACTTATTCGGGAAAGAAATCAGCAGGAACGGGAAAACCGCGAACGTAGGAATGATCTCCAGCGTTCGGAACGCCGTTTAGCGCAAAAAGAGGATGTCCTCGACAAGCGATTGGAAACGGTGGAAAAGCAAGAAAAGCAGCTCGTTGAACGTGAAGCCGCACTCAATGAACGCGATAAGAATTTAAGCGGCGAAGAAGAGCGGTATCGGGAAAGATTGGAGGAAATCTCCGGTCTTACGCAGGCGCAGGCACGGGATTTGATAATCTCGAGTCTTGAAGCGGAAGCAAAACATGATGCGCAAGCTTTAATTAATAAGATAGAAGAAGAAGCACATCTTGTAGCTGAAAAAAAAGCGCGGGACATTCTGGTAACAACTATCCAAAGACTTGCCACCGATACAACAAGTGATATAACAGTATCGACGGTTAGTTTACCGAGCGATGAGATGAAGGGAAGGATTATCGGGCGAGAAGGGCGTAATATTCGTGCGCTTGAAACCTTAACCGGTGTGGATATCATTATTGATGATACGCCGGAAGCGGTTGTTATTTCCTGTTTTGACCCTGTACGTAAAGAAATTGCGCGGATTGCGCTTGAGCGACTCATCCTTGACGGGCGTATTCACCCTGCACGAATCGAAGAAATTGTGCAAAAGGTAACACGTGAAATATCGCAAAAGATATACGAAGAGGGTGAAAAGGTGCTTTTTGACTTAGGTATTCATGACATGAGTCAGGAAGGTGT contains these protein-coding regions:
- the rny gene encoding ribonuclease Y; this encodes MGTTILIGIILVAVGLILGWTIRWLYARFQLSASEQRAERVLQEAKKEAEAQKKDILLEAKEQLIRERNQQERENRERRNDLQRSERRLAQKEDVLDKRLETVEKQEKQLVEREAALNERDKNLSGEEERYRERLEEISGLTQAQARDLIISSLEAEAKHDAQALINKIEEEAHLVAEKKARDILVTTIQRLATDTTSDITVSTVSLPSDEMKGRIIGREGRNIRALETLTGVDIIIDDTPEAVVISCFDPVRKEIARIALERLILDGRIHPARIEEIVQKVTREISQKIYEEGEKVLFDLGIHDMSQEGVRALGRLYFRTSYGQNVLYHSKEVAVLAGMIAAEVGADVEIAKRGALLHDIGKGVETDSDKNHAEIGMEIARKINEDPRVVNAVGSHHNDIEPSCVEALLVQIADAISAARPGARRETMDNYVKRLENLEAIAEGFPGVEKAYAIQAGRELRVLVNNEKIPDQDVKVLGRDIAKKIENDLKYPGRIRVTLIRETRIIEYAR